The genomic DNA TGTCTTCAGATTCAACCTGATACACGGTTTCAATCTGGAGTGTTTCCACCATGTCTACCATTATGGAGAACACTCTGCGAATACTGCTTTGTCCACTGACTTCTAATTTGCCATCACGCAGTACCATAACTGCATCATCTGTATACATTGCGCATAGTTGATCTATATTCTTTTCATTTATCGCCTTTACAAACATCTCATGTGCCATATCCGGATCTGTAATCTTTTCCAAAGGAATCGTCTCTTGTTCAGCAAAAGCACCTACAGGTAGAAACATACACATAATCAGGAAGCCGATTAGTTTTTTCATACACTCTCCATACTCAATTATTACGCGCAACTATCTTTAGATTTCTATTCGATAGTACACACTCCCCCTATAAGTAACAGCGAGCAATTATTTCATATGGCTTATCACACCACTTAATAAAAAAGGCTCG from Halodesulfovibrio sp. MK-HDV includes the following:
- a CDS encoding nuclear transport factor 2 family protein, giving the protein MKKLIGFLIMCMFLPVGAFAEQETIPLEKITDPDMAHEMFVKAINEKNIDQLCAMYTDDAVMVLRDGKLEVSGQSSIRRVFSIMVDMVETLQIETVYQVESEDTVLFRSKYSSVYKTPDGKTEEVVSSGIEVLERQEDGTWLFSIDHQNGGANVL